In Aedes albopictus strain Foshan chromosome 3, AalbF5, whole genome shotgun sequence, the following are encoded in one genomic region:
- the LOC109414393 gene encoding gustatory receptor 68a-like, with product MFLSDRSILLLKGMNNFPNGFGLEQQFKPLNLGGLSKQNSMTTDKKLNRVTTVGNIKIRPISPLETLHNTREVVEHLQELAAKINDCFGKQAIFSLLSAFICVTVQLYYMLNHIKSGFTNNRTEIYALAACSMLFLHGVEFWALFTSGENVRLKWKNLINYVFFMKSKSNDDEFRSRADDLVSFMTTNPLEFSAYGLFPIDLSVVSGIASSITTYLIVLVQFKISEDQANGDDSLNMGDSNQMQYSTS from the exons ATGTTCCTGTCCGACCGATCGATTCTGCTGCTGAAGGGAATGAA CAATTTTCCTAATGGCTTCGGCTTGGAGCAGCAATTCAAACCGCTAAACCTGGGCGGGCTGAGCAAGCAGAATTCGATGACCACCGACAAGAAGCTAAACCGGGTGACCACGGTGGGCAACATCAAGATACGACCCATCAGTCCGCTGGAAACGCTCCACAATACACGGGAAGTCGTCGAACACCTGCAGGAGCTGGCCGCCAAGATAAACGACTGCTTCGGCAAGCAGGCCATCTTCTCGCTGCTGTCGGCCTTCATCTGCGTCACGGTGCAGCTCTACTACATGTTGAACCACATCAAGTCCGGTTTCACCAACAACCGGACGGAGATTTATGCACTGGCCGCCTGCAGTATGCTGTTCCTGCACGGGGTGGAGTTTTGGGCCCTGTTCACCAGCGGCGAGAACGTACGGCTCAAATGGAAGAATCTGATCAACTATGTGTTCTTTATGAAGTCAAAATCGAACGACGACGAGTTTCGCAGTCGG GCTGATGACTTAGTTTCTTTCATGACAACGAACCCTCTGGAATTCAGCGCCTATGGACTGTTCCCGATTGATTTATCCGTAGTTTCCGGG ATTGCATCTTCTATAACTACATACTTGATTGTGCTGGTGCAGTTCAAGATTTCGGAAGATCAGGCAAATGGCGATGACAGCCTAAACATGGGCGATTCGAACCAAATGCAATATTCTACGTCCTAA